CGGCGCTGGCGCGCACGGACGTGCCCTCGCGACTGGAGCTGCGGCTGTCGGGCACCCCGCAACCGCGCTGGGTGGAGCTGTCCGCGACGGGGGATCCGGAGCACCTGGGCGGCGTGCTGGGCACGCTGGTGGACGTCACCCCGCGCCGTCTGGCGGAGGAGGCCGCCGCCACGCGCGAGCGCTACCTGGGCGCGATGGTGGAGGTGCAGCGGCAGCTGCTCGCGCCGGAGGCGTCCGGGGATGTGTACAACTCCATCCTGGAGCCCCTGGGCCGCGTCGCGGGCGCCAGCCGCGCCTACGTCTTCGAGTTCCACCGCGACGCGTCCGGCCGCATGCTCCAGTCCCAGCGCGCGGAGTGGTGCGCGCCCGGCATCTCGCGCGAGCTGGACAACCCGGACACGCAGGCGTGGCCCATTGATCAGGCCTTCACGCTGTCCCAGCTGGAGCAGCTCCACCGGGGCGAGGCCGTGCAGGGCTCGCCGGAGGACTTCGGGGCGGACAACGCGCCGGTGCTCCTGGCGCAGGGCATCCGTTCGCTGCTGGTGCTGCCCCTGGTGGTGCACGGGGAGCCGTTCGGCTTCATCGGCTTCGACAACTGCGACGACTCGCGGCCCTGGTCGCACGTGGAGGTGAATCTGCTCTCCGGCGCGGCCGGCGCGCTGTCGCTGGCGCTGGAGCAGCACACCACGGACGCGCTGCGCATGCGCACGGAGACGGCGCTGCGCCGCACGGAGGCCGGCTTCCACCTGCTCATCGAAGGGTTCCCGGACCCCGTGGTGGTGCACACCACGGACGGCATGCTCCTGTCGGTGAACCCGGCCATGGCCAACTACCTGGGCTACCAGGACCCCGCGCAGCTGCTGGGCCGGCACCTGCTGGGCCTGGTGCGGCGCGAGGACCAGGAGGTCGCGCGCCGCCACCTGGAGGAGGCGCAGGACGGGGCGCTGGCGGCCCGCTCGCATGAAGTGCCGCTGGTGCGCCGCGACGGGCAGGTGGTGAGCGCGGACCTGGTGACGCTGGGCGTGCTCTTCGACGGTGTGCCCGCCCGCGTGACGGTGGCGCGCGACTTCACCGAGCGCAAGCACATGCAGGCGCAGCTCATGCTGGGGGACCGGCTGG
This DNA window, taken from Corallococcus coralloides DSM 2259, encodes the following:
- a CDS encoding ATP-binding protein — encoded protein: MASDLVDTRRFQRAGSLLREALFELDAAGRLVLATPAWERLVGAPVHAWLGRSLVELFHPEDRDQARVLLRTALARTDVPSRLELRLSGTPQPRWVELSATGDPEHLGGVLGTLVDVTPRRLAEEAAATRERYLGAMVEVQRQLLAPEASGDVYNSILEPLGRVAGASRAYVFEFHRDASGRMLQSQRAEWCAPGISRELDNPDTQAWPIDQAFTLSQLEQLHRGEAVQGSPEDFGADNAPVLLAQGIRSLLVLPLVVHGEPFGFIGFDNCDDSRPWSHVEVNLLSGAAGALSLALEQHTTDALRMRTETALRRTEAGFHLLIEGFPDPVVVHTTDGMLLSVNPAMANYLGYQDPAQLLGRHLLGLVRREDQEVARRHLEEAQDGALAARSHEVPLVRRDGQVVSADLVTLGVLFDGVPARVTVARDFTERKHMQAQLMLGDRLASMGMLAAGIAHELNNPLSYVLSNLEFLHRALGPMPRPLGAEELLEYQQVLDDAREGSERMRQIVRQLKVFSRVDDAHEEAVDLHRVLDSVAQMAASEIRPRARLVKQYGVVPTVRANEGKLFQVFLNLVINAAHAIPEGFTDAHEIRLITRVDDDDRVVVEVRDTGRGIAPELLRRIFDPFFTTKAPGQGTGLGLSICDTIVRALGGTITAESTPGNGATFRVTLHVSARPARVA